In the genome of Cyclopterus lumpus isolate fCycLum1 chromosome 19, fCycLum1.pri, whole genome shotgun sequence, the window TGTTTTATTGATTGAGGTGTTTGTATCTGCAGGGATGGACCTACAGCATGGATTTTCCTGCCACTTACACCAAAGACAAGAAGTGGAACTCCTGCGTCCGACGCAGACGATGGCTCCGCTACAGGAGATACAAAGCCATGGACACCTGGGCTAAGGTGGCTtataccttgtgtgtgtgtgtgtgtgtgtgtgtgtgtaaagctttCTGTTTGTTCACCTgcgtctctcttcctgtgtgtgtgttctcacagaTCCCCCCACAGCAGACGATGCTTCCAGATCCTTTCAGCGACATCAGCTGTGGAGGTTGGGAGATCAGTGACGAGCCCAGTGGCCGACTGTCGCTGTGGGCTGTGTCTCTGCAGGGCAAAGTacagttgacacacacacacaataaccatCAATCAATTATGTATTACACTCATAGCCGTATATATTTTAAACCGATCTAATGTAATTTGTTTATATAATCTCATGTATGTAAGCTTTTgtgttatacacacaaacatacacataccaaggatgtatgtgtttgtgtctcagttttgttattttttgacCTTGTGCCCAGAgcaagatcacacacacacacatacacacacacagtcttgttACGTCAGATAAATAACTGCATTTGCATTGCTTGATACATTTCTCTTTCACTGTCCTGCTATCCCTCTTGTTTATATGACCCTCCTTTGCTCTCCAGATGTGGTTCAGAGAGGGGATCAACCACCACAACCCCGAGGGCTCTTTGTGGGAGGAGGTGCCTCTCCCCGCGGAGGTGGTCCAGATCAGTTGTGGCCCGGGGGATCTGATCTGGGCGGTCCTGTGGGAGGGGCAGTTCATTGTCAGGGAGGGCATTAGCAGAGACTGCCCCAAAGGTACACAGGCTCCCCGGTGGGAGGACGATGGGgcttgtgtgtgattgtgattgtGTTTATTGTCTGCATTGAGCATATCATTTCTTTGCACGTCAGGTACCTCCTGGGCGGTGGTCGACTCTCCCAGTCCTGATGTGGCAGCCACACATGTAGCCGTGGGAATGAACGTTGTTTGGGCTTTGACCAAGGACAACAAAGTAAGAACAATGTGTAATGAACATCATAACACAATTTTAATAAAATAGTTGAATACACTGTTTTCACTCTAACGGATGTGTGTTATGCTAAAGAGCGCTTTCTCCCTCCTATCCTGCTTTGCCAGGTGTGGTTCAGACGCGGTGTGAACTCCCACAACCCGTGTGGCTCCGGCTGGATCAACATGGTGGGAGAAATGATCATGCTCAACGTGGGACTCAACGATCAGGTGAATCTGAGCCACATGACATCACACCTTGCGTTAAACTGTAAGGAAGTAACAAATCAAGTGCCTTTGTGTCTGCTGGTTGCTTTAGCATTACCACGTGGCTTTTAGCGTGAAGTTATGGGACGTGGACATTTTTAAGTCCACCTATTGTTGTCGTGTGTAGGTGTTGGCTATCAGCTGTGAGGATCGGGCGGTGTACTTCCGACAAGGTGTGACCTCTAGCGAACTGAGCGGGAAAACCTGGAGGGCCATCAGCGTCCCTCGAGACGGAGACCGATCCCACTCCAGTGCCAGCGCAAGCAGCCTGCAAAGGtctcagtggacacacacacacacacacacatggatataGACAGATTTCAGCTAGCACTTTAGGGAGTGGGCTGCTGATATAAGTAGAGCAAAGTTTACTATTTTCCAAGAGTCACAGTTTAATATCAAATCAAACATGTATCATTAAGTTAATATGATAATTTGCTATAAATACTGCTGAATTAACAGTTTAACTAATGTACTCCCATTTATATAATCAGGGGTCTGTAATCACTGGAAGATGCAGGACGCAGTTATAGTAGAAGACAGACCGGGCAGCAACCCCCGGGTCTTACCAGGACTAGAGTTAGGATTTAGGATATGCTTAAGaacgtgattgacaggtcgctagcACAGCATTGTCCAGTCTGGAAGTTGTCTGCATTTTCGTCCaagaactttaaccctttcacggtGTAtaagttcatgaaagttaattataCCATGTTGGTCTCCTAAAAACCTCCACCCGTTCGTGTCCCTTCTGGTTGCAAGAATACAAGAAGGTGATGGCCAAAATGGCGAACTTGAAGCTTCAAAACCGGAGTTCATAAACCCCTGGACTGACGCCACGCCCACTTATATACCATGTTACAGACATACGTTCCCAGTGCAGGCCATCATGTCAATATTTATGCAAAATCAAACTCATGcagttcctctttctctccctccatgccACAGCGCTGGATGTTACTTCTGTGGTGAGGTGCGTGCTCAGTCAGTAGTGAGTGATGTGGAatcagacacagacaaaggATCTCTAGATGGAGCCAGCCACCTCGTCGCCTCCATCTCCCCCATCAGCCCAGAGTCCTTTGTTGATGCCCCGACTGATCACTCTGAGGAACCTATAGACACGCCCAAAGCCCGCATCCCCAAAGTCACCAGCGACAGCTTCATCTCTGAACTCGTCTCTGACCGAGAACCAGGAAAGACCACAAGAGAGGACGGTCTTTCGGGTCCAGCTGTTCTGGAGGAGGAACCCATCCCGGGAGAAGAAGAGGTCGAAGCCCCCAGTGCTGGTGTAGCTATCTCCTCCAGCCAGTCCGGACGGCCTATTGACCCCCAGTGGAGTAACGTTGATCTGGAGGAGGCGCAGGGCCAGACCGGAGCAGTGGTGGACTCAGCTGACACATGCAGCTTGTCATCAGTGGCCACATACACTCTGGCCATAGAGGACCAGTATGGGGCCGATGAGCACCCTCTGTGGGCGTGGGTCAGTGGAGGTGGCTGCTCTGTGGACAGCCACTCCCAACTCAACTGGTTTAACTGCTCTATGAACGCTTCATGTGAGTTACATGAGATCAATATCTAGTAAATGATTAAGCTGTTAGACTCtacatttttttcagattaATATTGAATCAGTGCTTTGAAGAATTGTGGCTTTTCTTGAGGTAAAAAAGAGATCTAATTACAAACAAACTACAACTCATGTACCGTAGTATGTTTTGATTTAACATCATTATGCAATAACATTcctgaacacacagagagaggctATTCATGTAACATCTGAGCTCCAAATTCAAGGCGAGCattgatttcattttatttcatgtctGCAGCACTGTTTTCATTTCTGGATTTTTCCTTGTTGTTCTTCCCAGCTTTGGTGCAGTCAGTCCAGTCCATGAGTCTTTCTGTCACGCCAGCCCAGACGGCAGCCTGGCGGAAACAAATCTTTGAGCAACTCAGTGAGAGGACCAAAAGAGAGATGGATAATTTCAGACATTATGAACAAGCCATAGAACAGGTACTCGCCATATATTAAGCAGACTAGACATGCCCAACAGCAGGATCTTCAGGatatttattattctttcttatttctgtctttatttctgtctctgGCTTTGTGTGCATGCAGTCTGTGTGGGTGAAGAAGGGAACCATGCAGTGGTGGAGAGACTGGAAGCCACACAAGTGGATCGATGTTCATTTTGCCCTGGAGCAGTTCTCAGGACCAGAGGGCAACAAGGACGGCATCCTCTTCATCTATTACAACTTTTatgaggagaagaaggtggGCTTGGTGTTGTGTGGATTTGATCAATACAACTGGGGCAGTTTCATAAGCCTTCTCGAGGGAAATAGTTGTTTTGATAGTGTCAATGTCAGATTGTCACATTGACTGTATCTGTTAACAAAATGGAGACCTTTCACGATGGAATGAGTCATTTAAATGAATCAGTACTGCTGTTCCTTTCTTTAAATCTCTACTGCTTCTTCGTTTTCCCTctatttactttctttttatctctctttcttctcttcttccctccgCTGTCACTCTCTCCAGTACCTGCATGCCTTCATCAACGAGGTCACCATCCTGGTTCCTGTGCTAAATGACTCCAAACACTCTTTTGCCATCTACACCCCTGAGCGGACCAAACAGAGGTGGCCAATCCGATTGGCGGCAGCCACAGAGCTAGAGATGCACGACTGGGTACGTATGAATACTGCACAGCATTTCTGATCCCAGAAAACCAGAATGGTCCATACCAATCTTCTAGATGATCTAGATGCCCACATATGCACATGTATGCCTACCATTTCCTTTTGTATTGccttgtttctgtctcttctaatcactttctctctcgctctctatctttccttctctctctccctttccgaCCCGATCTgtctgcctccccccccccccccccccccgttcccGATTTCAAGCTGGCATTGTTGAGTGACTCATGCTGCAACTCCAGGGGGATCCAGGGTCCTCCCTCCAAACAGGCCGCCTGGTCCGTAACCTGTAAAGGAGACATCTTTGTCTGTGAGCCCTCTCCTAGTCTGGAGGCCATGCCTTACCCCACCCCCTGCGACCAGATGTAAGAATGAGAATCTCACGTGCAGGGGAAccatttgtgttgcttttataaTATTTACCATCTTGTTTTGTTATATTCATCACACAGCCTTTATGAAGCATGTATTCCTGTGTGCAGGTTCTGGCGGCAGGTTGGAGGCCACCTGCGTGTGGTGGAGTGCAACAGTGTTGGCATAGTGTGGGGCATCGGCTACGACCACACTGCCTGGGTCCACACCGGGGGCTACGGAGGAGGTTTCTCCCAGGGACTGGCCAGCAGCACAGATAACCTTTACACACAGGTGGATGTCAAGAGTGTCTACATCTATGAGAACCAGAGGTGGAACCCTGTCTCCGGCTACACCAACAGGTAGAGTGTTTGCTCTGGGCAGCGCTAAGAAGCGGGGAAGTTTGTACTTTCACCATTTATAAAATACATGTGCCTAGTTTTTATCAGTAGAAACTGGAACTGAAATTGTGTCTACACCAGGGAGTAAAAAACATTGCCACATTTAGGAACTGTGATGAAATTGCAGccactttactttttttttttttttttacagttttcaaTTTCACATGTTATAAAAATGGTATGTGGCTAATACTGTAATACATACTGGCACTATCTTAACTGTCACTGTAGTTTATTGAGTTTCAAGTTTGTAGATTAGCAGAGCAATATTatattgcattttctttctccaaaaagCTAAACCTTTCCCATAATGCTGTGATTTGACAAACAAATGCAGACAATATACAGCTAGTGCatgttgttttgtatattttgatttgaaatacaaagtcacacatgactcatttaaagtgtgtttgttttagaggGCTCCCTACAGACCGCTACATGTGGAGTGATGCATCAGGACTACATGagtgcacaaaaacaaatatgaaacccccctcccctcagtggACATGGGTAAGctacacacacccacccacacacacactaggacAGAGACTCTCAAAGTGGGGTCCGTGAAAAGtatttgttcatttatattCTTCGCTATCTAACAAATCTATACTCTCATGTTGTTTCACATAACTAACTACCTGGTATATTCTTGTGAGAGATCCTTGGCTCTACAAAGATTGAGAATCGCTGCACTAAATGCCCTGTGGTGATCTGAAACCTGTCCTGTGGTTCACAGATAGTTTGTAGCCAGAAATACTGTTCACAGTGTTTCTCTTCCCATATTTTCTGTTGACAGGTGTCTGAGTGGGCTATTGACTACAGTATCTCTGGGGGGACAGACAGAGAAGGCTGGCAATATGCAGCTGATTTTCCAGCGTAAGGTTTCATTTGCtattcttcagttttttttgttttttttaaactatgcTGCcctcatattttacattttaatttaaattgttcCTGCaatgttctccttcctcttccccaaCTCTCCATGCAGGTCATATCATGGCTATAAAACGCTGAAGGACTTTGTGCGTCGCAGGCGATGGGCAAGGTACTATAAAAAGCAACGCTGtcgtgtatgtatttgtacagcAGGTTGACAGCGGTCTGAGAGCGGGTAGTGCACTCGACatttgcagcttttgtttgtgtgtgtgtgtgtgtgtgtgtgtgtgtggattttctttttatagtcAGGTGCTGGACACAATAAAGGGAGCCTTTGTGagcattgtgtgtttcctcctgcaCAGGAAGAGTAAACTGACCAGCACAGGACCCTGGCAAGAAATCCCTCCGATATCCCTGATTGATGTGACCATCCTGCCTTGTGCAGCTCAGAGCAGCGTGGACGTGGTTCCTCTGTGGGCGATCAGCAACAAAGGAGACGTGCTCTGCCGACTGGGAGTCACCACACTGACACCGGCTGTGAGTCACATTTAATGCACAAATTCAGACAAACAGGATTAACGCCCTTTGATGAGTCACCCATAAACATTCACTGCCATTGCTTTTTATGTCTGATTCTTGTTGCAAAGAGATCTCCAGTGCAGCTGCaacaaaagacattttaaaaagtactttaagAGGAGTTAATTGTTCTAACGTCCTCTTGTTGCTCTCTCAGGGGTTCTCGTGGCTCCACGTGGGAACTGACCAGCCGTTCAAGTCCATCTCCGTCGGGGCTGCCAGCCAGGTTTGGGCCATCGCCAAGGACGGTTCTGCCTTTTACAGGGGGTCTGTCTCTCCACAGAGCCCAGCAGGTCCGCAGGAGAAACTGTCTGTCATTCATGCGTCTGTCCGGTTTACATCGAAAACATTACAATTTACTTAAAAATGAGCAGGGTTAAGGGGTGCAAAAATGTGTTGGCTTCTGATCCTGCAAACAAAGATGATTTTCACATATAGAGTATTATGTGTTCTGTCTCCCCCTGCAGGAGACTGTTGGTACCACATCCCCTCCCCGGGCAAACAGAAGTTGAAGCAGGTGTCGGTAGGGAGGACATCAGTTTACACTGTAGATGAAAATGGTAAAACGATTGCATTTGTATAAGCTTACCCTTATGCAAACATTGATTTCAATAAGTAGATACCTGATATTTATGTTTCTTGGATTTCCTGTCCAGGTAACCTGTGGTACCGCCACGGTGTGACCCCAAGCTACCCTCAGGGCTCCAGCTGGGAACACATCTCTAACAATGTACGCAAGGTCTCTGCAGGGCCTCTGGACCAGGTCAGTACCGGGACAACATCTCACTGTTAATCTCCTGTTGTTACTGTAAGACATAGATGTGGATGTGATAGCcattatattagttatatcaGCAGTcacagacttttctttttctgatgcCACATCTGTTGGTTTGATATTCTATGTCGTATGAAGCATCACAGAAAGACTGTTGGCGACCATGAGCATGCTCTGGGCGGTttatagatataaatacacataatatTTGGGGGGCATTGAAGTTCAGATATGAATGTGAGTTGTCTTTTCAGTGTTTGGAACATCCTACAGGAAAGTATGCGGCTTTGATGCATGATTCATAATATATGTCTCAgaatttatatttttcaaaatagGGTGTCAACAGATGAATCCACCATAAAAATATTCTAAACAACCCTTTCCTGTTTTTgatggttgttgttgtggggTAGGTGTGGATCATAGCAGACAAGGTGCAGGGCAGCCAGAGTCTGAGCTGTGGAACAGTGTGCCATCGACTCGGGGTCCAACCTGTGGAGCCTAAAGGACAGTCGTGGGACTACGGTATTGGGGTGAGGCACCAAAGAAACTATACTGTATGACTGTGTTGTCCGGGTATTAAAAAGTCTTGAATCGAATTTGCAGAAAtcttaaatgttgtattttattgttgtattactATTAGTATACAATGTTGTGTAGTAGATTGCAGGCTGATGGGGCTGCAGGAGGACATGTAACCCTTTTGTTGTGCTTAGAACCAGATAGTCAATATGTTTActtgcaacaaacacaaatacttGGAGgtgatttctttctctctcttcctgtcttttaGGGCGGATGGGACCACATCACAGTGAGAGGAAACTCCATGGAGCCGCCCCGTCTTCCCTCTCTCACAGCCCCAGCTCCTCCGAGCCCCCTGCCTGTCAGGAACATGGAGGTCAACGGCAACGCTGTGGGATGttagacacgcacgcacgcacacacacacacacacacacacacacaagtacgtGTGTACCATGTACAGTACACACGTACTGTACATAGCCACCCTAAACCATATTACCTTTGTAGTAATATGCAGTTTGTCATCTGTAGTTCTTGTTTAAAAGTAACTTTTAACATTTCAGTAGCAGAAATGATAATCTTCAAGTCACAGAAAGTTGGGCCTTTTGGACTTTCAGAACAATCTTTAATGCTGAAGACAATTTATAGTCAACTGACCcagatttttactttttactaaGCTGTTCGGGCTTTTCTGTCTCATTTGTTTTTGGTCAACGACATTGAACTTGATGGtcttaatgcatttatttatttatcaggcTGCGATATTTCTGTTGGTTTATGTGTATTGAGTACCTCATGTATGGTCCAAATTAACATGTGGGCGTGATGtgaggtttcttttttaaaaaggggaagaaaTGGTGTACATCAATTCCAGTTGCTTACAGGTCCTGATCACTCTGAAACATTGATAACAGGATATAGCAAGCAGGACGGCGTATGATCCAGGCGTCACAGGCCAGACGTGTGTGATATTAGACCACAGACTGAAGCAACTGTGTATCCCCCACTGGTTTCTAATCTCTCAGCTTCCTGAAAGGACTTGTGAAGCCGTAGTTTGGGTGTAATGCGTGCAACAATCAAGTGTTTGGAGCCAGAGAATCCAATTTAGAGCGGTGGAACCCGGGCTAGAAGCGAACTGAGTGTGAAAGGCTGTAAATCAAGGCAAGCAACCCAAAacatgcttttttgttttattggtgCAACTGGGACCCTGACATCTTGCCGACTTGTAAacttttaagttttttttttttgtgttttctggaGCCAGTATGTAGCATCTGTAACAAGACCTGCACTGGCTTAATTTACCTGTAGTGGTTGCAGCTTGCCTTGAACAAACAACGTATGTTTTATACGGagttaaatgttattttctaaaatatatatttaattgttcTGTTGTCTTGGAGTATGTGCAATGGTTAACAATGTAAATAAGGGTGGATTACTTGTAAAAGTCTTGTTGTTGAACCTTCCTCTTTCTCAGGAGAATATTTGCATCTACTTCCTGATGGTAGTAGAATGATTAAGCAATTAGAGAAAAACCTTTAACACCCCCACACTATATTTTTGTTATCAGTCTGtaagatattaatattataCAATAAGTATAGTAGATGCTGCAATGATGAAATACAGCCGTTCAGGCATCCTTTATGTTAATGGTCGGCTAAATTCCTCCATTTCTTAAATCTAAATATGATCCAGCCTTTGGAAATGTGGAAAGTGTACAGAGATCGGTCTCTTTTATCTGTGTATATCTAACATCATACTGTGTTACTGTAACACATTAGTGCTATTGACATTGTGGAGTACTTTTCTCAAGTGTTGTGCATGGTCAAAGTAACAGTCCttgtcaataaataaatgtgtttattgataATAACTCCCCAACTCCTGATCTTTTTCACCACCTGGAGACACGGAACatgaaaataacacacactttaaatatcATCTTTGCCCTCCAGCTGTGGGTAAGAAGACGCGTGTTCTGAAATTGGTCGATTGTTCGTGCTTCAACATTTCAGTGTTCAGGCCTGCcacttgtctttcttttcccccgTGATGTGACAGTTATGACTAGAGGCTATAGGCTCAGCAGGTTTctcaacagaaaacacacagaagatCACAAGATAACACAAAAGAGAACAAGTTTCTGCCCTGGCTCAAACCGTAGGCGATgagaaataaacagacacaatGGTGAAAGATTAGCCCAGTGTACAATAACAATAACGTCTTCTCACTCTTCATAACCGACATCCATCTGCTTTTCACCGTCCAGTCTGCAGTCTTTTTGTCTGCTGGGTGAATCGTGCTCAAATCATTTCATACCTTGCATGAAGTTCTAGTCTAGACTCTCTCTGGCTATGGCCAAGCATGGGTTCAATGCCAGAGGTCCATGACCTGGAACAGCACCCATTTCCTGCAGAGAACCACCTCTGAGCAGATCCCAGAGCAGTGCACCGGAAGGAACTGGATATGGTTTGAGATGTGTCCCTAAAACTCACCccacacacccctctctctctctctctctctcgctccctctgccTTGGAGACAGCCTCCTGGTCTCTGAACCACTTTGCAGCCACTGTTAGCTACGCTGGCTGAAGCTGTGCATGTTGGTGAGGTACTGGGTGAGATCATCCTCCCCATCGTCCTTCAGGTGCTTCTGGTAGCACTGGAGCAGCTTGGCAGCGCTGGCCTCCGACGGGACCCCGCCGGCAGGCAGGCAGTCCCCTGACATGTCCACGACGACGGTGGTTAAGGCTTTGATGTAATTCTTTGCCAGGGTGAGTGTCTCGATCTTGGACAGCTTCTTGTCTGTGTTGACATGGGGGATGGCCTCGCGCAGCGCCTGAAAGGCGTTGTTGAGTTTGTGCATGCGCGTGCGTTCCCTCTCGTTGCTCTCTAGTCGCCGGACGCTGCGTTCCTTGTTGCTGGAGCCGTGCTGCCTGCGCCTCCGGCCTCCACCTTTTTTCCGCTTGCCGTCCCCACCCCTCAGCGACCCCCTCCAGGAGCCACCGATCCGGACTGAGGCATCCGAGCCCTCCTGCTCACTGGAACCTGGTTCTGTGTCTGGTTCTAGTTCTGGCTCAGGGTCAGACCAGGTCCTCCTGGATGGTTTCACAGCCTTGCCTTTGGACTTCATCCTGTGGCCTCCTTCACTTTTCTCTCCGTGGCAGTGTCGTTCCTACAAAGTTAACAGTTGTAAGAAAAATATGGGAGTGTTAGAGAAAGGAAGTGAAACTTTGTGTTTCTGAAATGTGCAAAAGTGTCATTTTGACATGAAGTATTTTAATACAGTCTTCTCCCAGTAAGCAAGTAATCCCCAATTCCCGAATAAGCCTCTCTCCAAGTCAAACGGCCCAGCATCCTGTTGTATCTAATCAGCCTCTTGCAGTGTGAAAACTCCATGATGTTAGTCTGTTAATCTACGCCTCTCTTATCCCCACGGCCCTGCGATAATGCCCATTTCAAGGTTACACTCACAAAAACACAGGCCAGCCAGCActcagctccttcacctccaaTGCTCTTCGTTATACCCAGTAGATGTTTAGCTTAGAATTTGCTGTAGCTTCCGTTGAAGTGTCCACAAAAGCTATGAAAATTTCTCAACCATGTTATCAAATACGGTAATGTTATGAAACTGGTCAAACGTTTCAGATGAAGCTGTTTTACATAGATTAGTACACACAATataaagaggagaagaagaagaaaaaaactccaGGATATTTCTCCATCAACATCCCTCTCTTTATTTCCCTTAACCAAGTATATCACCCACACGTGAGTGTTGTAACTGatatgagacagacaggcaaaagTCCGTTTCATTCCCTGTAGTAAATGAGAGCAGCAGCCATTAAAGTGAATTAAAGTGCTAAACTAAAACAAGTAAACACCTTACCTTGGGAGTAACTTTCCTCCTCCTCGATGTGTTTACAGAAAAATCGTCACCATGCAGCCGGTCATTCAACGCACCATCATATCAAGTaaaagagcagagagagcagcagagtgtcGCCGTgcagcagacaaacacacgcacacacacacacgcaaacacacacacagacagacacgcgcacacacacacgcacacacacacacacacacacacacacacacacgcagacacacacacacacgcgcaaatAACTGTCACATGCGAGCTACCTGTAACTGACTGATGTCCACGTCGCgctgctcagccaatcagagagcgaGCCCACTCCCTCCAGCTCTGTGCGCAGTCCCAGGCTGCTGCACGATGTCACACAACTTCAATAAAAAACACTCCTAATtgtaagagaaagagaaaggaacTCTATTTTTCTTTAGCATTTTGTTTGATCGACTCGGTGATGGAAAAAGTAATGTACTAGGActaagtgaaaaataaaattaaatactTACTA includes:
- the tecpr1a gene encoding tectonin beta-propeller repeat-containing protein 1; amino-acid sequence: MPVSLLWAVDVYGRVYSLSTAGQVWEQCRDAQMEFKRVTAAQQCCWGIACDNNIYLNIHASDLPVRYQEETYENQRWNPVDGFSERLLPSDRWQWSDVTGLQHQPLDNFRLPSISWEWEGDWHADENFEGEPTEKGGWTYSMDFPATYTKDKKWNSCVRRRRWLRYRRYKAMDTWAKIPPQQTMLPDPFSDISCGGWEISDEPSGRLSLWAVSLQGKMWFREGINHHNPEGSLWEEVPLPAEVVQISCGPGDLIWAVLWEGQFIVREGISRDCPKGTSWAVVDSPSPDVAATHVAVGMNVVWALTKDNKVWFRRGVNSHNPCGSGWINMVGEMIMLNVGLNDQVLAISCEDRAVYFRQGVTSSELSGKTWRAISVPRDGDRSHSSASASSLQSAGCYFCGEVRAQSVVSDVESDTDKGSLDGASHLVASISPISPESFVDAPTDHSEEPIDTPKARIPKVTSDSFISELVSDREPGKTTREDGLSGPAVLEEEPIPGEEEVEAPSAGVAISSSQSGRPIDPQWSNVDLEEAQGQTGAVVDSADTCSLSSVATYTLAIEDQYGADEHPLWAWVSGGGCSVDSHSQLNWFNCSMNASSLVQSVQSMSLSVTPAQTAAWRKQIFEQLSERTKREMDNFRHYEQAIEQSVWVKKGTMQWWRDWKPHKWIDVHFALEQFSGPEGNKDGILFIYYNFYEEKKYLHAFINEVTILVPVLNDSKHSFAIYTPERTKQRWPIRLAAATELEMHDWLALLSDSCCNSRGIQGPPSKQAAWSVTCKGDIFVCEPSPSLEAMPYPTPCDQMFWRQVGGHLRVVECNSVGIVWGIGYDHTAWVHTGGYGGGFSQGLASSTDNLYTQVDVKSVYIYENQRWNPVSGYTNRGLPTDRYMWSDASGLHECTKTNMKPPSPQWTWVSEWAIDYSISGGTDREGWQYAADFPASYHGYKTLKDFVRRRRWARKSKLTSTGPWQEIPPISLIDVTILPCAAQSSVDVVPLWAISNKGDVLCRLGVTTLTPAGFSWLHVGTDQPFKSISVGAASQVWAIAKDGSAFYRGSVSPQSPAGDCWYHIPSPGKQKLKQVSVGRTSVYTVDENGNLWYRHGVTPSYPQGSSWEHISNNVRKVSAGPLDQVWIIADKVQGSQSLSCGTVCHRLGVQPVEPKGQSWDYGIGGGWDHITVRGNSMEPPRLPSLTAPAPPSPLPVRNMEVNGNAVGC
- the bhlha15 gene encoding class A basic helix-loop-helix protein 15 is translated as MKSKGKAVKPSRRTWSDPEPELEPDTEPGSSEQEGSDASVRIGGSWRGSLRGGDGKRKKGGGRRRRQHGSSNKERSVRRLESNERERTRMHKLNNAFQALREAIPHVNTDKKLSKIETLTLAKNYIKALTTVVVDMSGDCLPAGGVPSEASAAKLLQCYQKHLKDDGEDDLTQYLTNMHSFSQRS